One genomic region from Anopheles bellator chromosome 2, idAnoBellAS_SP24_06.2, whole genome shotgun sequence encodes:
- the LOC131207921 gene encoding ETV5-related protein Ets96B-like, with product MNTLAQNISPIHSSLGRLDLDSAAGAASKPCTTSASPATAAAAAAAALILSVSGGDSRTTSTTLVVDQSTAHHTTDFLSTSLSSPAASSAAANYLLHHHQLHHHQQQHQHLDQHQAGQDNRLTAGGGTPSTGQQTPAKHHQRTGPAGSSSPEPGAGSIAASITTSTSLAHVNSFHAGTATTSTALSNDFYPEYRISSEYRLNSHHHHHHHHHHPHHHHHHHPHHHPAPHPRDLWTAAAAAASHDGIMEEGCDSYSLRHGHGTKTVRNERSAFFDFATAPATAHPAAAAAAYCYRLSTPPQLVKREPSDVSAAAAWHSYSERMFSDPLYTSLKLQTQQSSPPQLVPQHSIFPDSTSHLASAAAAAAVSLDHQHSLVVGGHGTAQQTSGDGSQAAESFLHQAAGGGYSYRQTADIVTSSETDYCTATGTSATIASITTTTNPSPLGALEAGSNGPLHQRRGSLQLWQFLVALLDEPTSSAGCIAWTGRGMEFKLVEPEEVARRWGIQKNRPAMNYDKLSRSLRYYYEKGIMQKVAGERYVYKFVCDPEALFNMAYGTAGSQGNQSCPDGTLGHAQHHGTNGGGASSSPSHCHNPAAAGQLGVVGEPSNDVDRNPYFSTSSSAYSHNN from the exons ATGAACACTCTAGCGCAAAACATCAGCCCCATACATTCGTCGCTGGGTCGGTTG GACCTCGACTCCGCAGCGGGAGCGGCCTCGAAGCCGTGCACGACCTCCGCCTCGcctgcgacggcggcggcggcagcggcggccgcacTGATTCTATCTGTCAGCGGGGGCGACAGCCGGACGACCAGCACGACCCTCGTCGTCGACCAGTCGACGGCGCACCACACGACCGACTTCCTTTCGACGTCCCTGTCATCGCCGGCCGCATCCTCGGCCGCTGCCAATTATCTcctccatcaccaccagctccaccaccaccagcagcagcatcagcatctgGACCAGCACCAGGCCGGCCAGGACAATCGGCTGACCGCGGGCGGCGGCACTCCATCGACCGGTCAACAGACTCCCGCAAAGCACCACCAGCgcaccggcccggccgggtctTCGTCCCCGGAACCAGGGGCCGGATCGATCGCGGCCAGCATAACCACCAGCACGTCACTGGCCCACGTCAACTCGTTCCACGCTGGCACCGCGACCACATCCACGGCTCTTTCGAACG ACTTCTACCCGGAGTACCGGATCAGTTCGGAGTATCGGCTCAAttcccaccatcatcaccaccaccaccatcaccatccgcaccatcaccaccaccaccacccgcatcACCACCCCGCGCCGCATCCTCGCGATCTGtggacggcggcagcggcggcggcctcgcACGACGGGATCATGGAGGAAGGATGCGATAGCTACAGCctgcgccacggccacg GCACGAAAACCGTGCGAAACGAACGTTCGgcatttttcgatttcgcgACAGCCCCTGCCACGGCACatccggccgcggccgccgccgcctacTGCTACCGTCTTTCCACCCCGCCGCAGCTGGTGAAGCGCGAACCGAGCGACG tgtcggcggccgccgcctggCACAGCTACTCGGAGCGCATGTTTTCCGATCCCCTGTACACCTCGCTCAAGCTACAAACCCAGCAATCCTCGCCGCCCCAGCTGGTTCCTCAGCACTCGATCTTCCCGGACTCGACGTCCCACCTGGcgtcggcagcagccgccgcggccgtTTCCTTGGACCACCAGCATTCCCTCGTAGTCGGTGGTCACGGGACCGCCCAGCAAACGTCTGGCGATGGTTCGCAGGCAGCGGAATCGTTTTTGCACcaggcggccggcggcggttaCTCCTACCGCCAGACCGCGGATATTGTAACCTCGAGCGAAACCGACTATTGCACAGCGACCGGTACATCCGCCACGATCGCCagcatcacgacgacgacgaacccgTCCCCGCTAGGCGCTCTCGAGGCTGGTTCCAATGGACCGCTGCATCAGCGCCGCGGATCACTACAGCTATGGCAGTTTCTCGTCGCCTTGCTCGACGAGCCGACGTCCAGTGCCGGCTGCATCGCCTGGACCGGGCGCGGCATGGAGTTCAAACTGGTGGAACCGGAAGAGGTGGCTCGCCGGTGGGGCATCCAGAAAAACCGGCCGGCCATGAACTACGACAAACTATCGCGCAGTCTGCGGTACTATTACGAGAAGGGCATCATGCAGAAGGTGGCCGGCGAACGGTACGTCTACAAATTTGTCTGCGATCCGGAAGCCCTGTTCAACATGGCCTACGGTACGGCCGGATCCCAGGGTAACCAGTCATGCCCGGATGGAACGCTCGGCCACGCGCAACACCACGGTACAAACGGTGGTGGAGCATCATCTTCGCCAAGCCACTGCCACAATCCGGCTGCCGCAGGGCAACTAGGAGTCGTCGGTGAACCATCGAATGACGTGGATCGCAACCCTTACTTCTCCACAAGTTCCTCTGCGTACAGTCACAACAACTGA
- the LOC131210087 gene encoding putative E3 ubiquitin-protein ligase UBR7: MEQPEEQETSYITMADVLKEQEDLEETSGAVLGASDDKNCTYPKGYVNRQALFACLTCAPEARADESKRSGICFACSLQCHDNHELLELYTKRKFRCDCGGKRMPDVKCKLEPRKEEENSLNRYNQNFAGLYCICHRPYPDPETDVADEMLQCIACEDWYHLRHLEVRPGKNVKSYAEMICGGCMEALPFLKHYAYKIEDPNSTLDNTIQVDVTGLDESVSVAPTDEEAGPSEPKQRRLDDSKTTADDEEKANSTAPPDAMPALDICTKPPLDSDTEKTAKNEATFWVGGWRKSLCQCKQCAALYKEHAVEFLLDPEDTVQHYEDVGKRRLASEGSAYQMGMEMLGQLDRGTQVNMLTEYNRMKERLLEFLDPFVSSQQVVTQADINEFFARLNRERRAETSSGAPPYFCR; this comes from the exons ATGGAGCAGCCGGAGGAACAGGAAACTTCGTACATAACAATGGCAGATGTTTTGAAGGAACAGGAAGACCTCGAAGAAACATCCGGAGCCGTTTTGGGAGCATCGGACGACAAAAACTGCACTTATCCCAAG GGATACGTTAATCGCCAGGCGCTGTTCGCTTGCCTTACCTGTGCCCCGGAAGCCCGGGCCGATGAATCGAAGCGTTCCGGCATATGTTTTGCATGTTCGCTACAGTGTCATGACAATCACGAATTGTTGGAACTGTACACCAAGCGTAAGTTTCGCTGCGATTGCGGTGGCAAACGAATGCCGGATGTGAAGTGCAAACTAGAACCGAGAAAAGAGGAAGAGAACAGTCTTAACCGCTATAATCAAAACTTCGCCGGCCTGTACTGTATCTGCCACCGGCCGTACCCGGATCCGGAGACGGATGTTGCTGATGAGATGCTGCAGTGCATCGCGTGCGAAGATTGGTATCATCTGCGCCATTTGGAGGTGCGCCCGgggaaaaatgtgaaatcTTACGCCGAAATGATTTGTGGTGGGTGCATGGAGGCGCTGCCATTCCTGAAGCATTACGCCTACAAGATCGAGGATCCGAACTCGACCCTCGACAACACGATCCAGGTCGATGTAACTGGATTGGACgaatccgtttccgttgcgcCTACCGACGAGGAAGCTGGTCCAAGCGAGCCGAAACAGCGCCGGTTGGACGATTCGAAGACCACTGCGGACGATGAGGAAAAAGCAAACTCCACAGCTCCACCGGATGCCATGCCAGCGCTTGACATATGCACCAAACCACCGCTCGACAGTGACACAGAAAAAACGGCCAAGAACGAGGCCACCTTTTGGGTTGGAGGATGGCGCAAGTCTCTCTGCCAGTGTAAGCAGTGTGCTGCGCTGTACAAAGAACACGCGGTTGAGTTTTTGCTGGACCCGGAGGACACAGTACAGCACTATGAAGACGTTGGCAAGCGGCGTCTTGCCAGCGAAGGATCTGCGTACCAAATGGGCATGGAAATGTTGGGTCAGTTAGATCGCGGCACGCAGGTCAATATGCTTACCGAGTACAATCGGATGAAGGAACGGCTGCTGGAGTTTTTGGATCCGTTCGTGTCGAGCCAGCAGGTTGTAACGCAGGCGGATATTAACGAGTTTTTCGCACGACTGAACCGCGAGCGTCGAGCAGAGACAAGCTCTGGGGCGCCACCGTACTTCTGTCGCTAA